A DNA window from Rossellomorea marisflavi contains the following coding sequences:
- a CDS encoding galactokinase, whose translation MKKLTDVFGGKDEGIRTFFAPGRVNLIGEHTDYTGGLVLPCALGVGTYVSARENGTDLIRLFSENFPEAGIIEVPVYHLAYDPEDGWANYPKGIFHHLLQGEPRGMDLYYQGNIPNGAGLSSSASIEIATAVMVNEWYSLEHSTLDLVLISQEVENRYIGVNCGIMDQFAVGFGKAQRGILLDCGSLKYDYIPLPLEGISIVIANSNVRRELAGSAYNERRKTCEDALLKLEGIASLGELTPEDFSRVMAQLSDEETRRVRHVVTENDRTRRGAELLRNGDIYGFGQLMKESHESLRVDYEVTGDALDALVDAAWQHHGTIGARMTGAGFGGCTVNLVAETAVPSFIQEVGSAYEGSTGRTASFYVVKAGAGASEVTPIR comes from the coding sequence ATGAAGAAACTGACCGATGTATTTGGAGGAAAGGACGAAGGAATCCGTACCTTCTTCGCCCCCGGCAGGGTCAATCTGATCGGTGAACACACGGATTATACAGGGGGCCTTGTCCTGCCGTGCGCTCTCGGTGTCGGCACCTATGTATCGGCCAGGGAAAATGGAACCGATCTGATTCGCCTGTTCTCAGAAAACTTTCCTGAAGCGGGAATCATTGAAGTCCCGGTTTATCACCTCGCGTATGATCCGGAGGATGGCTGGGCGAACTACCCGAAGGGCATCTTTCACCATCTGCTTCAAGGGGAACCACGTGGGATGGACCTGTACTATCAGGGGAATATCCCCAATGGGGCCGGACTATCCTCATCTGCTTCCATCGAGATTGCGACCGCGGTCATGGTGAATGAGTGGTACAGCCTCGAGCATTCCACCCTAGATCTCGTACTGATCAGTCAAGAAGTGGAGAACCGATATATCGGGGTGAACTGCGGCATCATGGATCAGTTTGCCGTAGGGTTCGGGAAAGCACAGCGGGGGATCCTCCTTGACTGTGGCAGCTTGAAGTATGACTACATCCCTTTGCCTCTTGAAGGCATCTCCATCGTGATTGCCAATTCGAATGTACGACGTGAACTCGCGGGTTCTGCCTATAATGAGCGGCGGAAAACATGTGAGGATGCGCTTTTGAAACTTGAAGGCATTGCGTCGCTTGGAGAGCTGACGCCGGAGGACTTCTCACGGGTGATGGCGCAATTATCGGACGAGGAAACAAGGCGGGTCCGACACGTGGTAACGGAGAATGACCGTACGCGCAGAGGAGCAGAGCTTTTAAGAAATGGGGACATTTATGGATTCGGACAATTGATGAAGGAGTCCCATGAATCCCTGCGGGTCGATTATGAGGTGACCGGTGATGCCCTTGATGCGCTTGTCGATGCGGCCTGGCAGCATCATGGAACGATCGGGGCGCGCATGACGGGAGCGGGATTCGGGGGCTGCACCGTAAATCTGGTGGCGGAAACCGCCGTTCCGTCTTTTATTCAGGAAGTAGGAAGTGCCTATGAGGGCTCGACCGGCAGGACCGCCAGTTTCTATGTGGTGAAAGCCGGAGCGGGAGCAAGTGAAGTGACACCGATCAGGTAA
- a CDS encoding beta-galactosidase: MYLGVDYYPEHWPKEMMDEDLDGIKEMGSTMIRIGEFAWHLMESKEGEFDFSFFDEVIKKAKKRDLSVMFGTPTATFPAWLAKKHPSILSKDERGLTRSFGGRRQYCFNSKDYWTYSSRITEELVKHYSTETGITVWQIDNEFGHEGSDQCYCDQCHEGFQTFLQDKYKTVDELNERWGTIFWGQTYNGFDEIPMPTPTVTTHNPSLKLDWAKFRSFSVNRYAKEMVKIVREFKGDHQLVTTNVSGGFFDKWFDHPEHARELDVVSYDNYPVWGGLTEPISPAEVAMNHDFNRGLLGKNYWIVEELMGAQGHDVIGYLPRPNQAKMWSYQAFAHGCTDLLYFRWRGMTKGAEQFCFGVVDHDNHRGRKYKEVQSLFSEIKPYEELLNAPIQADVAVLYSYENIWSWRSQVQSSGFDFTKELTRMYQAFYDWNASIDVIPVDRPFDSYKVLVVPVMQMMDSKLSDRLRTFADNGGTILFSFRTGLRDEDNNIRLGEALPGMVTDLCGIRIHETEALADGQELTVKGERSGTVTVWRDLITPDTAEVLYRYQDPFYEEKAAVTRNSYGKGQVYYIGGGLDRESMKEIGKSVIDRHGIWSMETGPGVEVYKRTLDGKDHLFLLNHTGDEKTVGNHTLAPYASTIVEWK, translated from the coding sequence ATGTATTTGGGAGTGGATTATTATCCGGAGCATTGGCCGAAAGAGATGATGGATGAAGACCTTGATGGCATCAAGGAAATGGGGTCCACCATGATCCGGATCGGTGAATTCGCCTGGCATCTGATGGAAAGCAAGGAAGGGGAATTCGACTTTTCCTTCTTTGACGAAGTGATCAAGAAAGCAAAAAAGAGGGATCTGTCCGTCATGTTCGGGACCCCGACGGCAACGTTCCCGGCATGGCTAGCGAAGAAGCATCCGTCCATCCTGTCCAAGGACGAGAGGGGACTTACCAGGAGCTTTGGGGGCAGGAGGCAGTATTGCTTCAACTCCAAGGACTATTGGACCTACAGTTCGCGCATCACAGAGGAACTCGTGAAGCATTACAGCACGGAGACGGGCATCACCGTCTGGCAGATCGACAATGAGTTCGGCCACGAAGGCAGTGATCAGTGCTACTGTGATCAGTGTCATGAAGGGTTCCAGACATTCTTGCAGGATAAATACAAGACGGTCGACGAGCTCAATGAGCGCTGGGGGACCATCTTCTGGGGGCAGACGTATAATGGATTCGACGAAATCCCGATGCCGACGCCTACCGTTACGACGCACAACCCGTCCCTGAAGCTCGATTGGGCGAAATTCCGTTCGTTCTCCGTGAATCGCTATGCGAAGGAAATGGTGAAGATCGTCAGGGAATTCAAAGGCGATCATCAGCTTGTCACGACGAATGTGTCAGGAGGATTCTTTGATAAGTGGTTCGATCACCCGGAACATGCCCGGGAGCTTGATGTCGTTTCGTACGATAACTATCCGGTGTGGGGTGGTCTGACGGAACCGATTTCCCCGGCAGAAGTGGCCATGAACCATGACTTCAACCGTGGTCTCCTCGGGAAGAACTACTGGATCGTGGAGGAACTCATGGGGGCACAGGGACATGACGTCATCGGGTATCTGCCGCGTCCGAATCAGGCCAAGATGTGGTCATACCAGGCATTTGCACACGGCTGTACCGACCTTCTGTACTTCCGCTGGAGGGGGATGACCAAGGGAGCAGAGCAGTTCTGCTTCGGGGTCGTGGACCATGATAATCATCGGGGACGCAAATACAAGGAAGTCCAGTCCCTTTTCTCCGAGATCAAGCCTTATGAAGAGCTGTTGAACGCTCCGATCCAGGCCGATGTCGCCGTGCTGTACAGCTATGAAAACATCTGGTCATGGCGCTCGCAGGTCCAAAGCTCAGGCTTCGACTTCACGAAGGAATTGACGCGGATGTATCAGGCCTTCTACGATTGGAACGCTTCGATTGATGTGATCCCCGTTGACCGACCGTTTGATTCCTATAAAGTACTGGTCGTGCCGGTGATGCAGATGATGGATTCTAAGCTGTCTGACAGATTGCGGACGTTTGCCGATAACGGCGGGACGATTCTCTTCTCCTTCAGGACGGGGTTGAGGGATGAGGACAATAACATCCGTCTCGGGGAAGCCTTGCCAGGCATGGTGACCGATCTGTGCGGCATCCGGATCCACGAAACCGAGGCGCTTGCCGATGGGCAGGAATTGACCGTCAAAGGGGAGAGGTCAGGGACGGTCACGGTCTGGCGTGATCTCATCACACCAGACACTGCCGAGGTCCTCTATCGCTATCAGGATCCATTCTATGAAGAGAAAGCTGCCGTTACACGGAACAGCTATGGCAAAGGGCAGGTGTATTACATCGGTGGAGGACTTGACCGGGAGTCGATGAAGGAAATCGGAAAGAGCGTCATCGATCGCCACGGGATCTGGTCCATGGAAACAGGGCCAGGTGTCGAAGTGTATAAGCGGACGCTGGATGGCAAGGACCATCTGTTCCTCCTCAATCATACGGGAGACGAAAAAACCGTTGGGAACCACACGCTTGCACCCTATGCCAGCACCATCGTGGAATGGAAATAA
- a CDS encoding ABC transporter substrate-binding protein: MKKLVVLMGIIATLIIAGCSSNSSGGDGKGKDGKVTLTAWAWNVNVGALNEAIKTYEKENPDVKLKVEDIGRLDVYDKLSTGLAAGGVGLPDIVLVEDDRIHGYVEAFPDGFVNLSEKGFKDHEDKFPSFKNDLAQVDGDYYAMPFDAGPSGMFYRRSIFEEAGVKAEDIETWDDFLEAGKTIKDKTGVAAMPLDMFKDDPTFRMMLNQQGAFYFDEKGNIDLTNPKAVKAMEIQKKFADADLIKNVDGWNGTVSATADGSVATIPFGAWYYGTIVDQAKDTSGDWGVFPLPAIEEGGNRAANLGGGGWMIPASSKNADAAYKFMEFFSTDTDTQIMAMEDYGLFPSLNTAYDSEVFTEGVEFFGGQEIWSLFADEMKDIPTAYYTKDYSLALDEAIKAQADMFNGAKADKALEDAAKRLKDRTKRDINN; the protein is encoded by the coding sequence ATGAAAAAGTTAGTCGTATTGATGGGGATCATCGCGACCCTGATCATTGCCGGATGCAGCTCCAATAGCAGCGGTGGCGATGGAAAAGGCAAGGACGGCAAAGTGACCCTCACAGCCTGGGCGTGGAACGTGAACGTCGGGGCATTGAACGAAGCAATCAAAACATATGAAAAAGAAAATCCTGATGTGAAGTTGAAAGTCGAGGATATCGGACGCCTTGACGTATATGACAAACTCTCCACTGGCCTTGCAGCCGGCGGTGTCGGCCTGCCGGACATCGTACTTGTGGAAGATGACCGGATCCACGGCTATGTGGAAGCGTTTCCGGATGGATTCGTAAACCTTTCCGAAAAAGGATTCAAGGACCATGAAGATAAGTTCCCTTCCTTCAAGAATGACCTTGCCCAAGTGGACGGCGATTACTATGCCATGCCATTCGATGCCGGTCCTTCAGGAATGTTCTACCGCAGAAGCATTTTTGAAGAAGCGGGCGTGAAAGCAGAAGACATCGAGACATGGGATGATTTCTTGGAAGCAGGTAAGACCATCAAGGATAAAACAGGTGTAGCTGCGATGCCGCTTGATATGTTTAAGGATGATCCGACGTTCCGGATGATGCTGAACCAGCAAGGTGCATTCTACTTTGATGAAAAAGGCAATATCGACCTGACAAATCCTAAAGCCGTGAAGGCGATGGAAATTCAGAAGAAATTCGCCGATGCCGACTTGATCAAGAACGTCGATGGATGGAACGGAACGGTTTCTGCCACGGCTGACGGATCGGTTGCAACAATTCCATTCGGTGCATGGTACTACGGAACGATTGTGGATCAAGCGAAAGATACAAGCGGCGACTGGGGTGTGTTCCCGCTTCCTGCCATTGAAGAAGGTGGCAATCGTGCAGCAAACCTCGGCGGCGGTGGCTGGATGATTCCTGCTTCCTCTAAAAATGCCGATGCTGCTTATAAGTTCATGGAGTTCTTCTCCACAGATACTGATACGCAGATCATGGCCATGGAAGACTACGGTCTGTTCCCTTCCTTGAATACGGCCTATGATTCTGAAGTGTTCACTGAAGGCGTCGAGTTCTTCGGAGGTCAGGAAATCTGGTCATTGTTCGCAGATGAGATGAAGGATATCCCGACTGCGTACTATACAAAGGATTATTCCCTGGCTTTGGATGAAGCGATCAAAGCACAGGCTGATATGTTCAATGGCGCCAAAGCAGATAAGGCCCTTGAAGATGCGGCCAAACGATTGAAGGACCGTACGAAGCGGGATATCAATAACTGA
- a CDS encoding LacI family DNA-binding transcriptional regulator produces MATLKDIAKKAGVSLATVSRVLNYDETLSVADETKKRVFQIAQDMNYKTLRNRKDPQQMKERMLFGLVYWYSEQQEMADPYYMAIRSGVERECQERNIDLIKLFKSGDDLDPSRLEGLDGIIAVGKYSQEEIDLFEGAARHLVLVDYSPSDDYDCVVVDFRKAMNEVLDYLSSLGHEDIGYIGGQEFVTKDQPIRDERECSFYQYQALRGMYHPEFTWTKGNFTSEDGYRLMKEALKGERLPTAFFIASDSMAIGAIRALHEAGYQVPEQVSIVGFNDIATSKFLQPSLTTVKVYTEFMGESAVELLLDQIQSKRELAKKVVVPNHLVKRESCEERK; encoded by the coding sequence ATGGCCACTTTGAAGGATATTGCAAAAAAGGCAGGTGTCTCACTTGCTACGGTCTCCAGGGTCCTGAACTACGATGAAACGCTCTCTGTCGCCGATGAAACAAAGAAGCGGGTCTTCCAGATCGCTCAGGATATGAACTATAAGACACTCCGCAACCGTAAAGATCCCCAGCAGATGAAGGAACGCATGCTGTTCGGCCTGGTCTACTGGTACTCCGAGCAGCAGGAGATGGCGGATCCGTATTATATGGCGATCCGGTCAGGTGTCGAACGGGAATGCCAGGAGAGGAACATCGACCTCATCAAGTTGTTCAAGAGCGGGGACGACCTCGATCCTTCCCGCCTTGAAGGACTGGACGGCATCATTGCCGTCGGTAAATACAGCCAGGAGGAAATCGATCTGTTCGAAGGCGCCGCCCGCCATCTCGTCCTGGTCGATTACTCCCCGAGTGATGATTATGACTGCGTGGTAGTGGACTTCCGGAAGGCGATGAATGAAGTCCTTGATTACCTTTCCTCCCTCGGTCACGAAGATATCGGATACATAGGCGGACAGGAGTTCGTCACGAAAGACCAGCCGATCCGTGACGAGCGTGAATGCTCGTTCTACCAGTACCAGGCCCTCCGGGGGATGTACCATCCGGAATTCACGTGGACGAAGGGGAACTTCACTTCGGAAGACGGCTACCGCCTCATGAAGGAAGCCTTGAAGGGGGAACGTCTTCCAACCGCCTTCTTCATCGCCTCCGACTCCATGGCGATCGGGGCGATCCGCGCCCTTCATGAAGCAGGGTATCAGGTGCCAGAGCAGGTATCGATCGTCGGATTTAATGATATCGCCACATCAAAATTCCTGCAGCCGTCCCTTACCACGGTGAAAGTGTACACGGAATTCATGGGCGAATCCGCTGTTGAGCTTCTCCTGGATCAGATCCAATCCAAGCGGGAGCTCGCCAAGAAGGTGGTTGTCCCGAATCATCTGGTGAAGCGGGAGAGCTGTGAAGAAAGAAAATAG
- a CDS encoding helix-turn-helix transcriptional regulator encodes MKKSTRLYHMIHYMNEVHHFTLSDLMEEFNISKSTALRDMRDLEELGVPFYSESGQHGGYHIIRERGLTKIDLTPQELLALLFAFGSISQLPTIPFNATYDGIYRKIISHSSTEQKAEINRFLGKFQYFNKSGQATIPHFEQMVQASFSQQICMIHYQGRSLASPYSVVGFLFKNSKWYAVVLEIQTDRVRLFSMEKIEDVELKDDVTDAGGVTLENFTHYMSQGDMEIVVQCTEKGLSDLTSYLWSDQKVINQEGRIIFTSSIHPRDIPFIAKLLTRSGREVKVLSPPELIEAVKEELALSLAQYQ; translated from the coding sequence GTGAAAAAATCTACTCGTTTGTATCATATGATCCATTACATGAATGAGGTGCATCATTTCACGTTGAGTGATTTGATGGAAGAATTCAATATTTCTAAAAGCACGGCACTTCGAGATATGAGAGACCTGGAAGAGCTTGGCGTTCCATTCTACAGTGAAAGCGGTCAGCATGGCGGGTATCACATCATCCGCGAAAGGGGCTTAACGAAGATCGATCTCACTCCTCAGGAGCTCCTCGCCCTTCTCTTCGCCTTCGGAAGTATCTCCCAGCTTCCAACGATCCCCTTCAACGCTACATATGACGGGATATATCGCAAAATCATCAGCCATTCAAGTACTGAACAAAAGGCGGAAATCAACCGGTTTTTAGGCAAATTTCAGTATTTCAACAAAAGTGGCCAGGCAACGATTCCACACTTTGAGCAAATGGTTCAAGCCTCATTCAGCCAGCAAATCTGCATGATCCATTATCAAGGCCGATCCCTGGCCTCCCCCTACTCAGTGGTCGGTTTCCTATTCAAAAACAGCAAATGGTATGCAGTGGTGCTGGAGATTCAAACGGATCGTGTCAGACTGTTCAGTATGGAAAAGATTGAAGATGTAGAGCTGAAAGACGATGTGACCGATGCTGGCGGCGTTACCCTTGAAAACTTCACTCACTATATGAGTCAAGGTGATATGGAAATCGTAGTCCAATGCACGGAAAAGGGGCTGTCCGATCTGACCTCTTATTTATGGTCAGATCAAAAAGTAATCAACCAAGAAGGACGGATAATCTTCACATCCTCCATACATCCTCGGGACATTCCTTTTATCGCCAAGCTTCTCACGAGATCAGGAAGGGAAGTGAAAGTCCTCTCCCCTCCGGAGCTAATAGAGGCCGTGAAAGAAGAACTCGCCCTCTCCCTCGCCCAGTACCAATAA
- a CDS encoding carbohydrate ABC transporter permease, with translation MKTKAYIPYLFVAPALVLFSVFMLYPIISSLIMSFQSGQGANLAFVGIDNYKRLMSDEIFHKALKNTFILLIIQVPIMVLLALILSSILNSALLRMKGFFRVTFFLPAVTSLVAYSIIFSIMLMNDGVINQVLAAVGLDAIPWLNDPFWAKASLILAMTWRWVGYNMVIYLAGLQNIPEEMYEAASMDGASKVRQFFSITIPQLKPVILFTVVLSTIGTLQLFDEPFVLTKGGPSDATLTIGMYLYQTGFRYFDFGYASTIAYVIVVLIAIMTFIQFKVTGDQE, from the coding sequence ATGAAGACGAAAGCCTATATTCCCTACTTATTTGTCGCACCGGCACTTGTGCTGTTCAGTGTGTTCATGCTGTATCCGATCATCTCGTCCCTGATCATGAGTTTTCAATCGGGACAGGGGGCGAATCTTGCCTTTGTCGGCATTGATAACTACAAGCGGCTCATGTCGGATGAAATCTTCCATAAAGCATTGAAGAATACGTTCATCCTCCTGATCATTCAGGTACCGATCATGGTACTGCTCGCCCTCATCTTATCTTCCATTCTTAATTCCGCATTGCTCAGGATGAAAGGGTTCTTCCGGGTCACATTCTTCCTGCCTGCGGTCACCTCGCTGGTTGCCTATTCCATCATCTTCTCCATCATGCTCATGAACGATGGAGTCATCAACCAGGTGCTGGCGGCCGTCGGACTTGATGCCATCCCATGGCTGAACGATCCATTCTGGGCGAAAGCTTCCCTGATCCTCGCCATGACGTGGAGATGGGTCGGGTACAATATGGTCATTTATCTTGCAGGGCTCCAGAACATCCCTGAAGAAATGTACGAAGCAGCGAGCATGGACGGGGCATCGAAGGTCCGCCAGTTCTTCTCCATCACCATCCCGCAGCTGAAGCCGGTCATCCTTTTCACCGTCGTCCTGTCGACGATCGGGACCCTGCAGCTATTCGATGAGCCGTTCGTGCTCACGAAAGGCGGACCGAGTGATGCGACGCTGACGATCGGGATGTACCTGTATCAAACCGGTTTCCGGTATTTCGACTTCGGATATGCCTCAACCATTGCCTATGTCATCGTGGTGCTCATCGCCATCATGACATTCATCCAATTCAAAGTAACGGGGGATCAAGAATGA
- a CDS encoding carbohydrate ABC transporter permease, with the protein MRKSIGKKITMYVVLVIGALISLFPFYWAAIGATNESGKLFSKPPVLIPGAKLVENVKNLNEAIDIGRVMFNSLFVAIVYTVLSLLICSMAAYAFAKFRFRGRNIIFGIFLLSMMVPYHATIIPLFKMMANFGWLDTYQALILPNLAYPFAIFLMRQNMLAFPNSLIEAARIDGSGEWKIFFRIVMPSMKPALAATAIFLFLYQWNSFLWPLIALSSNEMYTFPVALSSLFGLSRIDYGQVMSGVTIATIPIIIFFLALQRQFISGMLGSAVK; encoded by the coding sequence ATGAGAAAATCAATCGGTAAAAAAATCACCATGTATGTCGTCCTTGTCATCGGTGCATTGATTTCCCTCTTCCCGTTCTACTGGGCAGCGATCGGAGCGACGAACGAGAGCGGGAAGTTGTTCTCGAAGCCGCCGGTCCTCATCCCGGGTGCAAAGCTCGTGGAAAATGTGAAGAATCTCAACGAAGCGATTGATATCGGACGGGTCATGTTCAACTCCTTGTTCGTGGCGATTGTCTATACGGTCCTCAGTCTCCTGATCTGTTCCATGGCAGCCTATGCCTTTGCCAAATTCCGTTTCAGGGGACGCAACATCATCTTTGGTATCTTCCTGCTATCCATGATGGTGCCGTATCATGCGACGATCATCCCGCTCTTCAAGATGATGGCGAACTTCGGCTGGCTCGATACGTATCAAGCGTTGATCCTGCCGAACCTGGCGTATCCATTCGCCATCTTCCTCATGAGGCAGAATATGCTGGCGTTCCCGAATTCCTTGATCGAGGCGGCGCGTATCGACGGCTCCGGGGAATGGAAGATCTTCTTCCGGATCGTCATGCCGTCCATGAAGCCCGCTCTTGCCGCGACGGCAATCTTCCTATTCTTGTATCAGTGGAACAGCTTCCTGTGGCCATTGATTGCCTTGTCATCGAATGAAATGTACACATTCCCGGTTGCACTGTCCTCCCTGTTCGGCCTGTCGAGGATCGACTACGGTCAGGTCATGTCAGGGGTCACCATTGCCACCATCCCGATCATCATCTTCTTCCTCGCCCTTCAGCGCCAGTTCATCTCTGGCATGCTCGGAAGCGCGGTGAAATAA
- a CDS encoding alpha-galactosidase, with product MPIFVNKETNQFHLQGKNVSYILTILKNGNPGHLYYGKKIRHREDFSHLLQLPSEPLGNMCFPYEGDQLFSLEFLKQEFPVYGTSDFREPAVVVKHANGSRTSGFVYQSHRIEKGKPSLEGLPGVYVHSGEEAETLVLTLQDGVADVSLELLYTVFHDRDAVIRSSRIVNGGDIPITVERLLSASVDFPVKDYDFLHLNGAWIREGHVEKTALRKGLQSIDSKKGVSSSKHNPFFALCSKASTEYAGEVYGFSLVYSGNFFGGVEVDAHDVSRAMIGINPFGFEWRLEKGESLQSPEAVMVYSDRGLGGMSATYHELYRTRLARGEWRDRERPVLINNWEATYFDFHEDKLLDIAGEAADLGIELFVLDDGWFEGRNHDTSSLGDWTPDKRKLPRGLDGLREGMPAHQGFGIWVEPEMISVKSSLYEEHPDWVLGVEDRPLSHGRNQFILDLSRDEVVEHLYRVLSDVFSSADIMYVKWDMNRNMTEVGSREHLQGEVAHRYVLGLYSLLERLTKAFPHILFESCASGGNRFDPGMLHYMPQTWTSDNTDAVERLKIQWGTSLVYPLSSMGAHVSNSPNHQTGRSTPIEMRFHTAMFGAFGYELDATALSHEEKAAVREQVTFFKANRKLIQFGSFHRLVSPFEGSDAAWMVSDANEAILAFYRVLAKPNPSLIRVPMRGLDPDGLYELKGSGTRYYGDELMNVGFLIPPFFSGTVRTENTIMTGDFQSAIWKFEKVGDAR from the coding sequence GTGCCGATCTTTGTCAATAAAGAAACCAATCAATTCCACCTCCAGGGGAAGAACGTCAGCTATATCTTAACCATCCTGAAAAACGGGAACCCTGGGCATTTATATTACGGGAAAAAAATCCGCCACCGCGAGGACTTCTCCCATCTGCTTCAGCTCCCGTCTGAGCCGCTTGGGAATATGTGCTTCCCCTATGAGGGGGATCAGCTCTTTTCCTTGGAGTTCTTAAAACAGGAATTCCCTGTGTACGGCACATCCGATTTCCGGGAGCCCGCCGTCGTGGTGAAGCATGCAAACGGCAGCCGGACATCAGGGTTTGTCTATCAATCTCATAGAATCGAAAAGGGGAAGCCCTCTTTGGAAGGGCTTCCGGGTGTGTATGTGCATTCCGGGGAGGAAGCGGAGACTCTCGTCCTGACCTTGCAGGATGGGGTTGCCGATGTCAGTCTGGAGCTTCTCTACACCGTGTTCCATGATCGCGATGCAGTGATCAGGAGCTCCCGCATCGTGAACGGTGGAGATATACCGATTACGGTGGAGCGTCTGCTGAGTGCGTCAGTGGACTTTCCAGTTAAAGACTATGACTTCCTTCATTTGAACGGAGCGTGGATCCGGGAAGGGCATGTGGAAAAGACGGCCTTGAGGAAAGGACTGCAGTCCATCGACAGCAAGAAGGGGGTTTCAAGCTCCAAGCATAATCCGTTCTTTGCCCTTTGTTCTAAAGCGTCGACGGAATATGCGGGAGAGGTCTACGGATTCAGCCTCGTTTACAGCGGGAACTTCTTCGGGGGCGTCGAAGTCGATGCCCATGATGTGTCACGTGCCATGATCGGAATCAATCCGTTCGGTTTTGAGTGGCGACTGGAAAAGGGTGAGAGCCTGCAGTCGCCGGAAGCGGTCATGGTCTACTCCGACCGGGGACTTGGAGGGATGAGTGCCACGTATCACGAGCTTTATCGCACCCGATTGGCAAGAGGGGAGTGGCGCGATCGTGAGCGTCCGGTCCTGATCAATAACTGGGAAGCAACGTATTTTGATTTTCATGAAGATAAACTCCTCGACATTGCCGGGGAGGCAGCGGATCTTGGCATAGAACTGTTCGTCCTCGATGACGGGTGGTTTGAAGGACGGAATCATGATACATCCTCCCTCGGCGACTGGACGCCGGACAAAAGGAAACTGCCTCGTGGACTGGATGGTTTGCGAGAAGGGATGCCTGCGCATCAGGGGTTCGGGATCTGGGTGGAACCGGAAATGATTTCAGTGAAGAGTTCCCTTTATGAAGAACACCCCGATTGGGTGCTGGGCGTGGAGGACCGTCCCCTGTCCCACGGGCGTAATCAGTTCATTCTCGATCTTTCCCGGGATGAAGTGGTCGAGCATTTGTATCGCGTACTCAGCGATGTGTTCAGCTCGGCGGATATCATGTATGTGAAATGGGATATGAACCGGAATATGACGGAAGTCGGTTCCAGGGAACATCTGCAGGGAGAGGTGGCCCACCGCTATGTATTGGGGTTGTACTCCCTTTTGGAAAGATTGACGAAGGCGTTCCCGCATATTTTGTTTGAATCCTGTGCAAGCGGTGGCAATCGTTTCGATCCAGGCATGCTTCATTACATGCCCCAGACGTGGACGAGTGACAATACTGACGCTGTGGAACGATTGAAGATTCAATGGGGAACTTCACTTGTCTATCCCCTGTCTTCCATGGGGGCCCATGTTTCCAATTCACCGAATCACCAGACAGGGCGCTCGACACCGATCGAGATGCGATTCCATACGGCCATGTTCGGGGCTTTCGGCTATGAGCTTGATGCAACGGCCCTTTCCCATGAAGAGAAAGCGGCGGTAAGGGAGCAGGTGACCTTCTTCAAAGCCAATCGCAAGCTCATTCAGTTCGGATCGTTCCACCGCCTTGTGAGTCCATTCGAAGGAAGTGATGCAGCGTGGATGGTATCCGATGCCAATGAGGCCATTCTTGCCTTTTACCGGGTACTGGCGAAGCCGAATCCTTCTCTCATCCGCGTTCCCATGCGGGGACTTGACCCCGATGGCCTTTATGAGCTGAAGGGAAGCGGGACCCGCTACTATGGAGATGAACTGATGAATGTCGGCTTCCTGATTCCACCGTTCTTCAGTGGGACTGTGAGGACAGAGAATACCATAATGACAGGAGATTTCCAATCGGCGATCTGGAAGTTTGAAAAAGTGGGGGATGCACGATGA